From Enterobacter roggenkampii, a single genomic window includes:
- a CDS encoding SDR family NAD(P)-dependent oxidoreductase → MSKVCVVAGGSQGIGQSVVREFKENGYKVYVLDVIESKEALYIHCDVSKYTNIMSAFQAISRSEDKIDALVVSSGIHFSGDVESTPNEVFYNIIDVNIIGVFYVVKEALPLMKKNGGSIVLLSSDQAIVGKPNSYAYGLTKAAVSSMARSIAIDYAQYGIRCNAVCPGTIDTPLYRKAIENASVKYGCSVDDVHASECKMHLFNRIGTSEEVASLVYYLSSPKADFITGTNQVIDGGYTTV, encoded by the coding sequence ATGAGTAAGGTATGTGTTGTTGCTGGGGGAAGTCAAGGAATTGGCCAGTCGGTAGTAAGAGAATTTAAAGAAAATGGCTATAAAGTGTATGTTTTGGATGTTATTGAATCAAAAGAAGCACTATATATTCATTGCGATGTATCGAAATACACTAATATAATGAGTGCTTTTCAAGCTATTTCAAGGTCGGAAGATAAAATTGATGCATTAGTCGTTTCATCAGGCATTCACTTTTCAGGCGATGTTGAGAGCACCCCAAACGAAGTTTTTTATAATATTATTGATGTAAATATCATCGGGGTTTTTTATGTTGTGAAAGAAGCATTGCCATTAATGAAAAAAAATGGTGGTTCTATTGTCCTTCTGTCATCAGATCAGGCAATAGTCGGAAAGCCAAATAGTTATGCTTATGGGTTGACGAAAGCTGCAGTATCATCAATGGCTAGGAGTATAGCAATCGATTATGCTCAATATGGAATTAGATGTAACGCAGTATGTCCTGGTACTATTGATACGCCTTTATACAGAAAAGCCATAGAAAATGCTTCAGTCAAATACGGGTGTTCAGTTGATGATGTTCATGCATCTGAATGCAAAATGCATTTATTTAATAGAATTGGTACTTCTGAAGAAGTTGCATCATTAGTATATTATCTCAGTTCGCCAAAAGCAGACTTCATAACTGGAACAAATCAAGTGATTGATGGTGGATACACGACAGTATAA
- the traM gene encoding conjugal transfer relaxosome DNA-binding protein TraM, protein MPKIQTYCNNNVYEQISDLVTLRKQEGVEDASFSNVSSMLLELGLRVYMIQRERKEGGFNQMEYNKVMLESMSRVRAMCSEIMKMSALSPEAIDSGHFILSDIKPAIEKFARQQVNNFFPDDGGEDS, encoded by the coding sequence ATGCCAAAAATACAGACTTACTGTAACAATAATGTGTATGAACAAATTTCCGATCTGGTGACGCTCAGAAAACAGGAAGGGGTTGAGGATGCATCGTTTTCAAACGTGTCTTCAATGTTGCTGGAGCTGGGGTTGCGGGTCTACATGATTCAGAGAGAAAGAAAGGAGGGTGGCTTCAATCAGATGGAGTACAATAAAGTCATGCTGGAAAGTATGTCCAGAGTAAGGGCAATGTGCTCTGAGATTATGAAGATGAGTGCTCTAAGCCCAGAAGCCATAGATAGTGGACATTTCATACTTTCAGATATTAAACCAGCAATTGAAAAATTTGCCAGGCAGCAGGTTAATAATTTCTTCCCTGACGATGGTGGTGAGGATTCATAA
- a CDS encoding transglycosylase SLT domain-containing protein: protein MKKVLLAVLLVITSPAIAQDCFDMAGRDYHIEPDLLRAISFRESSWRPDAMNVVSNQSYAVGMMQIHSQNFSHLAQYGITAGNLYRDPCMNIYTGAYYLAIAFKRWGYSWRAVGAYNAGFRETEVQERKRQNYADEIRAIYNRIKKNASPE, encoded by the coding sequence ATGAAGAAAGTTCTTCTTGCTGTATTACTCGTGATTACCTCTCCTGCCATTGCTCAGGACTGTTTTGACATGGCGGGAAGGGATTACCATATTGAACCTGATTTATTGCGTGCAATCTCTTTCAGAGAGTCATCATGGCGCCCTGATGCAATGAACGTTGTCAGCAATCAAAGTTACGCTGTCGGTATGATGCAAATACACTCCCAGAATTTTTCACATCTGGCTCAGTATGGGATCACGGCTGGTAATCTTTACAGAGATCCCTGCATGAATATCTATACAGGTGCCTATTATCTCGCAATTGCTTTTAAGCGCTGGGGATACTCCTGGAGGGCAGTAGGAGCTTATAATGCAGGCTTTCGTGAAACGGAGGTACAAGAGAGGAAACGACAGAATTACGCAGATGAAATCAGAGCAATTTATAACAGGATCAAAAAAAATGCGTCACCTGAGTGA